One part of the Enterococcus sp. DIV1094 genome encodes these proteins:
- a CDS encoding amino acid ABC transporter permease: MDFSGAFSWMNIRFLLEGLKVTIEVSLFSIIFSFLIGGLTGVLRFASIPYLSKILGLIIDIIRNLPLLLIIFFTYFALPQIGIQMNIFWSAVAALTIFESAMLSEIFRAGLNALPKGQMEAGLSTGLTYVETMRTIILPQAFKSMIPAIVSQLISLIKDTSLAVIISLPELTHQARIVYGQNTNYVLPMFVMMTFMYFVVCYALSLLSSYLERRKYSY, translated from the coding sequence ATGGATTTTAGTGGTGCATTTTCATGGATGAATATTCGCTTTTTGTTAGAAGGCTTAAAAGTAACGATCGAAGTTTCGTTATTCTCAATTATCTTCAGTTTTCTGATCGGTGGATTGACAGGTGTTCTTCGTTTCGCGAGTATTCCGTATTTATCAAAAATACTAGGTCTGATCATCGATATCATTCGTAATCTGCCTTTATTGCTTATTATCTTTTTCACCTATTTTGCTTTACCGCAAATTGGTATCCAAATGAATATTTTTTGGTCCGCGGTTGCGGCATTGACTATTTTTGAATCTGCAATGTTATCAGAGATTTTCCGTGCCGGTCTGAATGCTTTGCCTAAAGGGCAAATGGAAGCCGGTCTCTCTACAGGACTTACTTATGTAGAGACGATGCGGACCATCATCTTACCTCAAGCATTCAAGTCGATGATCCCTGCCATTGTGAGTCAATTGATCTCATTGATCAAGGATACATCGTTAGCAGTGATCATTTCTTTACCAGAGTTGACGCACCAAGCACGTATCGTCTATGGTCAAAATACCAATTACGTCTTACCGATGTTCGTAATGATGACTTTCATGTATTTTGTCGTATGTTACGCACTTTCTCTACTATCCTCATATTTGGAAAGAAGAAAGTACAGTTATTAA
- the racE gene encoding glutamate racemase: MIRLTDKRPIGFIDSGVGGLTVVKEALKQLPNENILYVGDTARCPYGPRPAEQVIAYTWEMTNYLVEKGIKMLVIACNTATAVALEEIKATLSIPVIGVILPGTRAAVKQTKNQRVGVIGTLGTVKSAAYETALLDKAPDLKVTSLACPKFVSVVESKEYRSSVAKKIVAQTLAPLELRGIDTLILGCTHYPLLRPIIQNVMGDKVTLIDSGAETIGEVSMLLDYFEISNSPKNGRTLCRFYTTGSAKMFHEIAQDWLGLKELIVESIDLGGKVQ; encoded by the coding sequence ATGATTCGATTGACAGATAAACGTCCGATCGGTTTTATTGATTCAGGAGTTGGTGGTCTAACGGTCGTCAAAGAAGCACTGAAGCAATTACCGAATGAAAACATATTATACGTTGGCGACACAGCACGTTGTCCATATGGTCCAAGACCAGCAGAGCAAGTGATCGCCTATACATGGGAAATGACGAATTATTTAGTTGAAAAAGGCATCAAGATGCTCGTGATTGCCTGTAACACGGCAACAGCCGTGGCCTTAGAAGAAATCAAAGCAACTCTATCGATCCCGGTGATCGGTGTCATTTTGCCAGGGACGAGAGCCGCAGTAAAACAAACAAAAAATCAGCGAGTCGGTGTGATCGGCACGCTCGGTACAGTCAAAAGCGCAGCCTATGAAACAGCCTTGTTGGACAAAGCACCTGACCTAAAAGTCACGAGCTTAGCCTGTCCAAAATTTGTTTCTGTTGTCGAAAGCAAAGAATATCGTTCATCAGTCGCCAAAAAAATCGTCGCTCAAACATTGGCTCCGTTAGAGTTAAGAGGAATCGATACATTGATTTTAGGCTGTACACATTATCCGTTACTTCGCCCCATCATCCAAAATGTCATGGGGGATAAAGTCACCCTGATCGACTCAGGTGCTGAAACGATCGGTGAGGTGTCCATGTTGCTTGATTATTTTGAAATCAGTAATTCACCAAAAAATGGTCGCACGTTATGCCGGTTTTATACAACAGGCTCAGCTAAAATGTTCCATGAGATTGCCCAAGATTGGTTGGGATTAAAAGAACTGATCGTTGAATCGATCGACTTAGGAGGGAAAGTGCAATGA
- the rph gene encoding ribonuclease PH, with translation MRHDGRNVQDLREITIETNVLKHPEGSVLISFGETKVICAATIEDSVPPFLKGSGKGWVTAEYSMLPRATNTRNRRESSKGKLSGRTMEIQRLIGRSLRAVVDLEKLGERSIIVDCDVIQADGGTRTASITGAFVALRLAIEKLLQAKVLPNDPIKEHLAAISVGILADGTCVTDLDYHEDVAAAVDMNLVMTESGRFVEIQGTGEEATFDGEQLNEMLVYGKTAIESLILEQKNVLLSEFAEATEVQQEKTIVIATRNAGKAEEFRTLFAKEGYTVKTLFDYPEIPDVEETGTTFEENARLKAETIARVLNQPVLADDSGLKVDALGGRPGVYSARFAGEHKSDAGNNAKLLFELTDVPDEERTAQFHCTLVFAAPDKESLVVEADWPGRIGRIPKGENGFGYDPLFIPDGYDKTAAEISSEEKNEHSHRGLAMAKLSQEWQAWLEGVE, from the coding sequence ATGCGTCACGACGGAAGGAATGTCCAAGACTTACGAGAAATCACCATTGAAACGAACGTGCTGAAACATCCGGAAGGTTCGGTGTTGATCAGCTTTGGCGAAACAAAAGTGATATGTGCAGCAACCATCGAAGATTCCGTACCACCTTTTTTAAAAGGAAGTGGCAAAGGCTGGGTTACAGCAGAATACAGCATGTTACCACGAGCAACGAACACGAGAAATCGTCGTGAAAGCAGTAAAGGAAAACTAAGTGGCCGTACGATGGAGATCCAACGCCTGATCGGCCGTTCCTTGCGGGCAGTCGTCGATTTAGAAAAATTGGGTGAACGGAGTATCATCGTTGATTGTGATGTGATCCAAGCAGATGGTGGAACCCGAACAGCAAGTATAACAGGTGCATTTGTAGCTTTAAGATTAGCGATCGAGAAGTTATTGCAAGCAAAAGTGTTGCCAAATGATCCAATCAAAGAACATTTAGCTGCAATCAGCGTCGGTATTTTAGCAGACGGGACATGTGTCACTGATTTAGATTATCACGAAGATGTTGCGGCAGCAGTCGATATGAACTTAGTGATGACTGAATCAGGTAGATTTGTAGAGATCCAAGGAACTGGGGAAGAAGCAACCTTTGATGGCGAACAGTTGAATGAAATGCTTGTGTACGGAAAAACAGCTATCGAATCCTTGATATTAGAACAAAAAAATGTTTTATTGAGTGAATTTGCCGAGGCGACGGAGGTACAACAAGAGAAAACGATCGTCATTGCCACTCGAAACGCAGGTAAGGCAGAAGAATTCCGCACGTTATTTGCAAAAGAAGGGTATACAGTCAAAACATTATTTGACTATCCTGAGATACCAGATGTCGAAGAGACAGGCACGACATTTGAAGAAAATGCGCGTTTGAAAGCAGAAACGATTGCACGAGTATTGAATCAGCCAGTGCTGGCGGATGACTCTGGCTTAAAAGTCGATGCCTTAGGCGGCAGACCAGGAGTTTATTCTGCGCGTTTTGCCGGGGAACATAAAAGTGATGCCGGCAATAACGCGAAATTACTTTTTGAGCTAACAGATGTACCTGATGAAGAACGCACCGCACAATTCCACTGTACATTAGTCTTTGCGGCGCCAGACAAAGAAAGTCTAGTAGTAGAAGCAGACTGGCCTGGTCGAATCGGGCGAATCCCTAAAGGTGAAAATGGCTTTGGTTACGATCCATTATTCATTCCAGACGGCTACGATAAAACAGCCGCAGAGATCTCAAGTGAAGAAAAAAATGAGCATAGTCACCGAGGGTTAGCAATGGCAAAACTAAGTCAAGAATGGCAAGCATGGTTGGAAGGAGTGGAGTAG
- a CDS encoding metallophosphoesterase, translating to MRYLVVSDNHGDRAIVQELLTRYQNEVDYFFHCGDSELDAKDEVWETYIGVQGNCDFGTDFETKRVVDTGLDRVYMTHGHLSNVRFGLTQLALEAKEQQATIALFGHTHQLGCEFEQGVLFLNPGSISQPRGMIQIPAYALIDSTKDKIAVQYYNRSHQKIDNMAFEYKR from the coding sequence ATGCGTTATTTAGTAGTTAGTGACAATCACGGGGATCGAGCAATCGTGCAAGAACTGCTTACCCGTTATCAAAATGAAGTCGATTATTTCTTTCATTGCGGGGATTCAGAACTTGACGCAAAAGATGAAGTTTGGGAAACTTATATCGGCGTTCAAGGAAATTGTGATTTTGGTACCGATTTTGAAACGAAACGAGTAGTCGATACAGGGCTCGACCGCGTATATATGACACACGGACATTTATCAAATGTCCGCTTTGGTCTGACACAGTTAGCGCTTGAAGCAAAAGAACAACAAGCAACGATCGCTCTTTTTGGTCATACGCATCAATTAGGTTGTGAATTTGAACAAGGGGTCTTGTTCTTGAATCCGGGAAGTATTTCTCAACCGCGAGGCATGATCCAAATTCCTGCGTATGCACTGATCGATAGTACGAAAGACAAAATTGCAGTACAATATTATAATCGATCACACCAAAAGATCGATAACATGGCGTTTGAGTATAAACGTTGA
- the cbpB gene encoding cyclic-di-AMP-binding protein CbpB has protein sequence MIGPIVRELLLQNQETFLVPAENVANVMYQHPLSHGLLVLSKVGYTKIPVLGKDDRFVGLVSLSNVVNKMMDLQTISMEPLEGLTVADVMETDVPTIDEHWDLEEVLHLLVDASFLPVVTEDKVFKGIITRKELLKAVNYMVHELERQNIVSPKIDELRERIDIVS, from the coding sequence ATGATTGGACCAATCGTAAGAGAATTATTACTGCAAAATCAAGAGACCTTTTTGGTTCCAGCAGAAAACGTGGCAAATGTTATGTATCAACATCCGTTATCACATGGATTATTAGTTTTATCGAAAGTGGGATATACCAAAATCCCTGTTTTAGGAAAAGATGATCGCTTTGTCGGCTTAGTCAGCCTGTCGAACGTCGTCAACAAAATGATGGATTTGCAAACAATCAGTATGGAGCCATTAGAAGGTTTGACGGTAGCTGACGTGATGGAAACAGATGTACCAACGATCGATGAGCATTGGGACCTAGAAGAAGTACTTCATCTATTGGTTGATGCGTCATTCTTACCAGTTGTCACTGAGGATAAAGTTTTCAAAGGAATCATCACACGAAAAGAATTATTGAAAGCAGTCAATTATATGGTACACGAATTAGAACGTCAAAATATCGTGTCACCTAAAATAGATGAATTGAGAGAAAGAATCGATATTGTTAGTTAA
- a CDS encoding mechanosensitive ion channel family protein, with the protein MFSFIATAETTSSTGETLTDQAVNQVNAFQRFWNDIDWDGIFSTMIQKGLYLIFLVLLFGLINRIGKYLIDKSFKQYSKKAVLNGSRLKTLQSLLNTIFNYTIGFFFIYAILSVIGVPIGSLLAGAGIAGVAIGLGAQGFMSDVITGFFIIMEQQMDVGDYVKLTNLTIEGTVVSVGIRTLQLKGVDGTVHFIPNRSITTISNLSRSNMQVVLDIRIVPEEGYDKIYEIIQKVNETLAVKYEEELQTEPTIFGLVDIGNSNFAIRTICYVLNGKQFELKEEFLSSYVKELTAAGYSIPNTPIVLK; encoded by the coding sequence ATGTTTTCATTCATTGCTACAGCAGAAACAACCAGCTCAACCGGAGAAACCTTGACAGATCAAGCAGTTAATCAAGTCAATGCTTTCCAACGGTTTTGGAATGATATTGATTGGGATGGCATCTTTTCTACGATGATCCAAAAAGGATTATATCTGATTTTTTTGGTTCTCCTATTTGGTCTTATCAATCGCATCGGTAAATACTTGATCGATAAGTCTTTTAAACAGTATTCAAAAAAAGCCGTCCTTAACGGCAGCCGTTTAAAGACATTACAAAGTCTTTTAAATACCATCTTCAATTATACGATTGGTTTCTTCTTTATTTACGCGATTCTTTCCGTCATCGGTGTGCCGATTGGTTCATTGTTAGCCGGTGCAGGGATTGCAGGTGTCGCGATTGGTTTAGGTGCACAAGGGTTTATGAGTGATGTGATCACTGGCTTCTTTATCATCATGGAACAACAAATGGACGTTGGCGATTACGTCAAGTTAACGAATTTGACCATTGAAGGAACAGTTGTATCAGTTGGTATCCGTACCTTGCAATTAAAAGGTGTCGATGGCACAGTCCACTTTATCCCAAACCGTAGCATCACAACGATCAGTAACCTTTCTCGTTCGAATATGCAAGTCGTTCTTGATATCCGTATCGTTCCAGAAGAAGGTTATGATAAGATCTATGAGATCATTCAAAAAGTCAATGAAACATTAGCTGTGAAATACGAAGAGGAATTACAAACAGAGCCAACGATTTTTGGTCTTGTCGATATCGGAAACAGTAACTTTGCGATCCGTACGATTTGTTACGTCTTGAACGGTAAGCAATTTGAGCTAAAAGAAGAATTTTTAAGTTCTTACGTCAAAGAACTGACAGCTGCTGGTTACAGCATTCCGAATACACCGATCGTGTTGAAATAG
- a CDS encoding branched-chain amino acid aminotransferase: MQIDWDNLGFSYIKTPWRFVAKWKDGEWEKGELTEDNHLSLHEGSPALHYGQQCFEGLKAYRRKDGKVNLFRPEQNSRRLNQSARRLLMPMVPENMFIDAVKEVVKANEAFVPPYGSGATLYLRPFLIGVGENIGVHPAPEYLFVVFCTPVGAYFKGGLKPTNFIVSEYDRAAPNGTGAAKVGGNYAASLLPGTEAKELNYSDCVYLDPATHTKIEEVGAANFFGITKDNQFITPQSPSILPSITKYSLLQIAEERLGLKAVEGDIYVDQLDQFSEAGACGTAAVISPIGGIYYKNNLHVFYSETEVGPVTKRLYDELTGIQFGDIEAPEGWIEVVE, encoded by the coding sequence ATGCAAATAGATTGGGATAACTTAGGATTTTCTTACATCAAAACACCTTGGCGCTTTGTTGCCAAATGGAAGGATGGAGAATGGGAAAAAGGCGAACTGACTGAGGATAATCATTTATCTCTTCATGAAGGCTCACCTGCGCTTCATTATGGTCAACAGTGTTTTGAAGGATTAAAAGCTTACCGCAGAAAAGATGGGAAAGTCAATTTATTCCGTCCAGAGCAAAATAGTCGTCGCTTGAATCAAAGTGCGAGACGTTTATTGATGCCAATGGTTCCAGAAAATATGTTTATTGATGCAGTGAAAGAAGTCGTAAAAGCAAATGAAGCATTTGTTCCTCCGTATGGTTCTGGAGCAACCTTGTATCTACGTCCATTTTTGATCGGTGTAGGAGAAAACATCGGTGTTCATCCAGCACCTGAGTATCTGTTTGTCGTTTTCTGTACGCCAGTTGGTGCCTATTTCAAAGGTGGCTTAAAACCAACGAACTTTATTGTATCTGAGTATGATCGAGCAGCACCTAACGGAACCGGCGCTGCGAAAGTCGGAGGAAACTACGCAGCGAGTCTATTGCCTGGAACAGAAGCGAAGGAATTGAACTATTCGGATTGTGTCTACCTTGATCCAGCCACTCACACAAAAATCGAAGAAGTGGGGGCAGCGAATTTCTTTGGTATTACGAAAGATAACCAGTTTATCACACCACAATCGCCTTCGATTTTACCAAGTATCACGAAGTATTCTTTGTTACAGATCGCTGAAGAACGTTTAGGCTTAAAAGCAGTGGAAGGGGACATCTATGTCGATCAACTCGATCAGTTTTCTGAAGCTGGCGCGTGTGGCACGGCAGCGGTGATTTCGCCGATCGGTGGAATCTATTATAAGAACAACTTACATGTCTTTTATAGCGAGACAGAAGTAGGACCTGTAACTAAACGCTTGTATGACGAATTGACAGGTATCCAGTTCGGTGATATCGAAGCACCAGAAGGTTGGATCGAAGTGGTTGAATAA
- the fabI gene encoding enoyl-ACP reductase FabI has translation MSFLEGKKIVIMGVANKRSIAWGCAEAMMQQGAEIIYTYQNERMKKSLVKLVGEDAFTVECDVASDESIEKAMDAIGEYAGEIHGLVHAIAYANKEELSGNVSDISRDGYQLAQDISSYSLIAVSKYAQKYLAPNSGIVSMSYLGSQRAIPNYNMMGIAKASLEAAIRYLASEFSPKGIRVNGISAGAIKTLAVTGVKDYQKLIELSESRTPDQQGVTIEEVGNTCAFLISPLSSGIIGDIIYVDKGVHLS, from the coding sequence ATGTCTTTTTTAGAAGGAAAAAAAATCGTGATCATGGGCGTTGCGAATAAACGTAGTATTGCTTGGGGTTGTGCAGAAGCAATGATGCAACAAGGCGCGGAGATCATCTATACGTATCAAAATGAACGCATGAAGAAATCACTAGTCAAATTAGTCGGTGAAGATGCTTTCACAGTGGAATGCGATGTAGCAAGCGACGAGAGCATCGAAAAAGCAATGGATGCGATCGGTGAATATGCGGGCGAGATCCATGGCTTAGTCCACGCGATCGCCTATGCCAACAAAGAAGAGCTTTCAGGTAATGTGTCTGATATCTCTCGAGACGGCTATCAATTAGCGCAAGATATCAGCAGCTATTCTTTGATCGCTGTATCAAAATATGCACAAAAATACTTAGCACCTAACAGTGGGATCGTAAGTATGTCTTATCTTGGCTCACAACGAGCAATCCCTAACTACAACATGATGGGGATCGCAAAAGCATCACTAGAAGCAGCTATTCGCTACTTAGCTTCAGAATTTTCACCTAAAGGAATCCGTGTCAATGGAATTTCAGCTGGTGCGATCAAAACGTTAGCAGTAACTGGTGTGAAAGACTACCAAAAATTGATCGAACTATCTGAGTCACGTACACCTGATCAACAAGGAGTAACGATCGAAGAAGTCGGTAATACTTGTGCGTTCTTGATCAGCCCGTTATCAAGTGGGATCATCGGTGACATCATTTATGTCGATAAAGGTGTTCACTTGTCTTAA
- the fabZ gene encoding 3-hydroxyacyl-ACP dehydratase FabZ, protein MSYALSATEVMDLIPNRYPICYIDYVDSIDSGKKIIATKNVTINEDFFQGHFPDNPVMPGALILETLAQAGSILILKSEEFLGKRAYIGGINKAKFRQKVVPGDVMKCHFEIIKMKGPVGTAISEAFVDDKKVCECEFTFIVNEQA, encoded by the coding sequence ATGTCATACGCACTATCAGCAACGGAAGTAATGGATCTTATTCCAAACCGTTATCCAATTTGTTATATCGATTACGTTGATTCGATCGATTCTGGAAAGAAGATCATTGCAACGAAAAATGTAACGATCAATGAAGATTTTTTCCAAGGTCATTTTCCTGACAACCCTGTCATGCCGGGGGCTTTGATCTTAGAAACCCTTGCACAAGCAGGCTCTATCTTGATCTTGAAATCAGAAGAGTTCTTAGGTAAACGTGCGTATATCGGGGGGATCAACAAAGCAAAATTCCGCCAAAAAGTCGTTCCTGGTGATGTGATGAAATGTCATTTTGAGATCATCAAAATGAAAGGTCCAGTAGGGACTGCTATTTCTGAAGCCTTTGTCGATGACAAAAAAGTATGTGAATGCGAGTTTACATTTATCGTCAACGAACAAGCCTAA
- a CDS encoding peptidylprolyl isomerase, which yields MKHKKLFLSMSMAATLLFAAGCTSNGSDNASSSTNETTEKTTETSTVESIDLNSLELPQLNTEVADNEDLVEMVTSKGTIKIKLFPELAPKAVENFMTHAKDGYYEGVTFHRVIQDFMIQGGDPEGNGTGGESIWGEGFETEISNQLYNIRGALSMARTQDPNSNGSQFFIVQNSDDMHDGLLKDDYPQAIIDAYKDGGYPSLDGEYTVFGQVVEGMDVVDAIAAVETDSSDKPTEDVKIEKINILQEAK from the coding sequence ATGAAACACAAAAAATTATTTTTAAGCATGAGTATGGCTGCAACGCTATTATTTGCAGCAGGTTGTACTTCGAATGGTTCAGATAACGCATCTTCAAGTACGAACGAAACAACAGAAAAAACAACAGAGACGAGCACTGTAGAAAGTATTGATCTAAATTCATTAGAATTACCTCAATTGAATACAGAAGTTGCTGATAACGAAGATCTAGTTGAAATGGTCACAAGTAAAGGAACGATCAAGATCAAATTGTTCCCAGAGCTTGCACCAAAAGCAGTAGAGAACTTTATGACTCACGCCAAAGATGGTTACTATGAAGGCGTTACTTTCCATCGTGTGATCCAAGACTTTATGATCCAAGGTGGCGACCCTGAAGGAAACGGTACTGGCGGAGAAAGTATTTGGGGAGAAGGCTTTGAAACAGAGATCTCAAACCAACTTTACAACATTCGCGGAGCTCTCTCAATGGCTCGTACACAAGATCCAAACAGTAACGGCAGTCAGTTCTTCATCGTCCAAAATTCAGATGATATGCATGATGGCCTATTAAAAGATGATTACCCACAAGCAATCATCGACGCTTATAAAGACGGTGGCTACCCTAGCTTAGATGGTGAATACACTGTCTTTGGGCAAGTAGTTGAAGGCATGGATGTCGTTGATGCGATTGCAGCTGTCGAAACAGATAGCTCAGACAAACCAACAGAAGATGTGAAGATTGAAAAAATCAATATCTTACAAGAAGCAAAATAG
- a CDS encoding DUF871 domain-containing protein — MGKLGISIYPERSTFEKDKEYLDLAHKYGFKRVFTSLLQIADDKEKVLAEFKKVVDYANELEMEVMVDINPALFEQLEISYDDLSFFEEMGADGIRLDIGFTGAEEAKMTRNPYNIKIEINMSSGTNYVDNIMSYSPNTDNLLGSHNFYPHRYSGLGYDHFVACSEKFRKYNLNTMAFVNSQTADFGPWPTQDGLCSLEDHRDLEIATQVKHLMLTGLIDDISVGNAYASEEELRAMSEAFFASYPTLKVDVADDITEDERICLFDNLHSYRGDRSEYILRSTMTRIYYKDKPFPAHNTKDMTRGDVLIDNVGYGQYKGETQIALKEMKNDGRVNVVGRISDDELFLLDFLKPWSNFKLIESK; from the coding sequence ATGGGAAAATTAGGGATTTCAATTTATCCAGAACGTTCAACATTTGAAAAGGACAAAGAATATTTAGATTTAGCACATAAATATGGATTCAAACGTGTGTTCACAAGTTTATTACAAATTGCCGATGACAAAGAAAAAGTTCTGGCAGAATTTAAAAAAGTAGTTGATTACGCTAATGAATTAGAGATGGAAGTCATGGTCGATATCAATCCGGCGTTATTTGAACAGTTAGAAATCTCGTATGATGATCTATCTTTCTTTGAGGAGATGGGTGCTGATGGCATTCGTCTTGATATTGGTTTCACTGGAGCAGAAGAAGCAAAAATGACTCGTAATCCTTATAACATCAAAATCGAGATCAATATGAGTTCTGGCACGAATTATGTAGACAATATCATGAGCTATTCTCCAAATACTGATAATTTGTTAGGTTCGCATAACTTCTATCCTCATCGCTATTCTGGATTAGGATACGATCATTTTGTCGCTTGCTCGGAGAAATTCCGTAAATATAATTTAAATACAATGGCTTTCGTCAATTCGCAAACGGCGGATTTTGGTCCATGGCCAACACAAGACGGGCTTTGCTCATTAGAAGATCATCGCGATCTAGAAATCGCAACACAAGTCAAACACTTGATGTTAACTGGTTTGATCGATGATATTTCGGTAGGGAATGCCTACGCAAGTGAAGAAGAGTTGCGCGCGATGTCAGAAGCCTTCTTTGCAAGCTATCCAACATTGAAAGTAGATGTCGCAGACGATATCACAGAAGACGAGCGCATTTGTTTATTTGATAATCTTCATAGTTATCGTGGCGACCGCTCAGAGTATATCTTGCGTTCAACAATGACACGTATCTACTACAAAGACAAACCTTTCCCAGCGCATAACACGAAAGATATGACGCGTGGGGATGTATTGATCGATAACGTTGGTTACGGGCAATACAAAGGCGAAACGCAAATCGCTTTAAAAGAAATGAAGAATGATGGACGAGTGAATGTAGTGGGGCGTATCTCAGATGACGAGTTGTTCTTACTTGATTTCTTAAAACCATGGTCAAACTTCAAGTTGATCGAAAGCAAATAA
- a CDS encoding alpha/beta hydrolase, with the protein MKLWIKILIGAALLVTVVLVFAGNYFYNYAVVPSEKDFLEGDTPGTTKTNEESAAQSWFANPENRKEWHQTSADGLELSAIYLPASYSHKTAIVAHGYMGDAETMANYAKMFHDLGYNVLVPDARGHGKSEGDYIGFGWHERKDYVKWIDQVIETNGQSEEIVLYGISMGAATVMMTSGETLPANVKAIIEDCGYSSVNEELSYQLNELFGLPPFPLIQVTSLMTKIRAGYFFGEADSIKQLEKNKLPMLFIHGDADTFVPYEMLDKVYQATNGPKEKYVVPGAEHAKAYSVDPEKYQQTVSSFLEKYVK; encoded by the coding sequence ATGAAACTTTGGATCAAGATTTTAATCGGTGCAGCATTACTCGTAACAGTCGTATTAGTCTTTGCGGGAAATTATTTTTATAATTATGCTGTTGTTCCTTCAGAAAAAGATTTTTTGGAAGGCGATACGCCAGGAACAACTAAAACAAATGAAGAATCAGCGGCGCAATCGTGGTTTGCAAACCCTGAAAATCGTAAAGAGTGGCACCAGACATCTGCAGATGGTTTGGAGCTATCCGCAATTTATCTGCCCGCTTCATACAGCCACAAAACAGCAATCGTCGCTCACGGGTATATGGGGGATGCGGAAACAATGGCAAACTATGCGAAGATGTTCCATGATCTTGGCTACAATGTATTAGTACCCGATGCGCGTGGACATGGGAAAAGCGAAGGAGATTATATCGGTTTCGGTTGGCACGAACGTAAAGATTACGTGAAGTGGATCGATCAAGTGATCGAAACAAATGGGCAATCGGAGGAGATCGTCCTTTATGGTATCAGTATGGGGGCTGCAACTGTCATGATGACTAGTGGGGAAACGCTGCCTGCAAATGTTAAGGCGATCATCGAAGATTGCGGATATTCATCAGTCAATGAAGAGTTGAGCTATCAGCTGAATGAACTGTTTGGTTTACCGCCATTTCCATTGATCCAAGTTACTAGCCTGATGACAAAAATCAGAGCAGGCTATTTCTTTGGAGAAGCTGATTCAATCAAACAACTAGAAAAAAATAAATTACCAATGCTGTTTATCCATGGCGATGCAGATACATTCGTTCCATACGAAATGTTAGACAAAGTTTATCAAGCGACAAATGGACCGAAAGAAAAATATGTCGTTCCAGGAGCAGAACATGCCAAAGCATATTCGGTTGATCCTGAGAAGTATCAGCAAACTGTAAGCAGTTTTTTAGAAAAATATGTAAAATAG